A genomic window from Methanovulcanius yangii includes:
- a CDS encoding malate dehydrogenase, translated as MTSLAVMGAGRIGGEVAYLATVLGLADEITLYDINRPLLEAQILELSHTGLDVHLSTDPAAISGADIAVFAAGSPRNPGVKTRADLLGVNLPVADQCCRLLEGFSGVLVTITNPMDANNYYFWKKTGLPRERCIGFGGQLDSARFGMFLKERGIGGPAWVLGEHGEHQVPLFSRLDREVPAEERNEILARMRGSSMPIIKGKGGTVFGPAWHISALLKCIARDEREVLPVSCILDGEYGVSDCSLGVPARVGRNGWDEIFEWTLDEWEEDRFRDAAESSSVLCRRSDG; from the coding sequence ATGACCAGCCTTGCGGTGATGGGGGCGGGCCGGATCGGCGGAGAGGTTGCATATCTCGCGACGGTCCTCGGCCTTGCCGATGAGATCACCCTTTATGACATAAATCGTCCTCTGTTGGAGGCACAGATTCTGGAGCTATCACATACAGGGCTGGATGTCCATCTATCAACCGATCCAGCGGCCATCAGTGGGGCTGATATTGCCGTCTTCGCCGCCGGTTCGCCGCGAAATCCGGGTGTGAAGACACGGGCCGACCTTCTTGGGGTGAATCTTCCGGTCGCCGATCAATGCTGCCGCCTGCTGGAGGGATTTTCGGGGGTCCTTGTGACGATCACAAACCCCATGGACGCAAATAATTACTACTTCTGGAAGAAGACGGGTCTTCCCCGGGAGCGGTGCATAGGATTCGGCGGACAGCTGGACTCGGCGCGGTTTGGGATGTTCCTGAAGGAACGCGGGATCGGCGGGCCTGCATGGGTCCTTGGGGAACACGGGGAGCATCAGGTCCCGCTGTTTTCCCGGCTGGACCGTGAGGTGCCTGCTGAAGAGCGTAATGAAATACTGGCCCGGATGCGGGGGTCGAGCATGCCAATCATCAAAGGGAAGGGCGGTACGGTCTTTGGACCTGCCTGGCATATCTCCGCACTCCTGAAATGCATCGCCCGTGATGAGAGAGAGGTACTGCCGGTCTCCTGTATCCTTGATGGTGAATATGGCGTAAGTGACTGCTCGCTCGGGGTGCCGGCACGTGTCGGCCGCAATGGCTGGGATGAGATATTTGAATGGACGCTCGATGAATGGGAGGAGGACCGTTTCCGTGACGCAGCAGAGTCTTCAAGTGTTCTGTGCCGGCGATCAGACGGCTGA
- a CDS encoding DNA-directed DNA polymerase: protein MTQQSLQVFCAGDQTAEDDRLRLAINQVEYSNSPEGPVIHIFGRDAAGTAAHVQVTGFRPYFYATAERADGLPPHPKTEVDRDASFRSIRGELLRRIYTFTPGDVREVRDYYAPHFEADIPFATRYLIDMGITGGIETHGCDTDFSGIIPAEVNAPARVCMMDIECEDERGFPDADRDRIICITCWDSFDDVYVTFYAHPPQGMKGPDPRPVRENHEVKICSGESSLLEALSEYIADRDPDILSGWNFVDFDIPYTIRRMEVLGLAPDALSRIPGAGARNALRGRALFDLLTGYKKMQGARKESYRLDAIAEDELGEGKVRYTGTLSHLWRTDPGLLVEYNVKDVELCVGIDTKNNIIGFYREIARYVGCPLDRTLNSSNVIDIFVLRKAFGRYVLPSKGFAEGDEFEGATVFEPSLGVRENVVVLDLKSLYPMCMMTINASMETKDPTGELRAPNGIRFRKKPDGLTRSIIADLLNERDEKKALRDRYAYGSPEYQLYDIQQNVLKVIMNTYYGVSGYARFRLYDREIGSAVTSVGRAIIAHTRDIITAMGYSVIYGDTDSCMVQLPESPLDETIAGARAIEARVNESYSVFARETLGAENHYFSIKFEKVYRRFFQAGKKKRYAGHLVWKEGKDVDQIDIVGFEMKRSDSPHITKEVQKHVMELILMGAGKTEVKQYLGGIITDFRAGRYSLDDIGIPGGISKSLESYKTKDAQVRGAIYSNDNLGTDFKSGSKPKRVYIRNVKAKYPKTDVICFEYADQVPPEFEVDIDRMLERALEQPISRIIEAVGWKWSEMDPSHRTLADFF from the coding sequence GTGACGCAGCAGAGTCTTCAAGTGTTCTGTGCCGGCGATCAGACGGCTGAGGACGACCGTCTCCGCCTTGCGATCAATCAGGTGGAGTATTCGAACAGCCCCGAAGGCCCGGTCATCCATATCTTCGGTCGGGATGCCGCAGGGACTGCAGCCCATGTTCAGGTGACCGGTTTTCGTCCCTACTTCTATGCAACGGCGGAACGGGCGGATGGTCTTCCGCCGCACCCGAAGACCGAAGTGGACCGCGATGCCTCATTCAGGTCCATTCGCGGGGAGCTCCTGCGCAGGATCTACACCTTCACGCCGGGTGACGTCCGCGAGGTCCGGGACTATTATGCTCCGCATTTTGAGGCGGACATCCCGTTTGCGACGAGATATCTCATTGATATGGGCATAACAGGCGGAATTGAAACCCACGGATGTGATACGGACTTCAGCGGGATCATCCCTGCAGAGGTAAATGCCCCGGCACGTGTCTGCATGATGGATATCGAGTGCGAGGACGAACGGGGATTTCCTGACGCTGACCGCGACAGGATTATCTGCATTACCTGCTGGGACTCCTTTGATGATGTCTATGTGACCTTCTATGCCCACCCGCCGCAGGGAATGAAGGGTCCGGACCCCCGACCGGTCCGTGAGAACCATGAAGTGAAGATCTGTTCCGGAGAATCCTCACTTCTTGAGGCCCTTTCGGAATACATCGCCGACCGCGACCCCGACATCCTCTCCGGGTGGAATTTTGTGGACTTTGATATCCCCTATACCATCCGGCGCATGGAGGTCCTCGGTCTTGCCCCTGACGCCCTCTCAAGAATTCCCGGAGCGGGTGCGAGAAACGCCCTTCGCGGCCGTGCACTCTTTGATCTCCTTACCGGCTATAAGAAGATGCAGGGGGCAAGAAAGGAATCCTATCGCCTCGATGCAATCGCCGAGGATGAACTGGGGGAGGGGAAGGTGAGGTATACGGGGACCCTCAGCCACCTGTGGAGAACTGATCCCGGCCTTCTGGTGGAATACAATGTCAAGGATGTCGAGCTCTGCGTTGGTATCGATACCAAGAACAATATCATCGGGTTTTACCGGGAGATCGCAAGATATGTCGGGTGCCCCCTTGACCGGACCCTCAACTCGTCCAACGTGATTGACATATTCGTGCTCAGGAAGGCCTTTGGGCGGTACGTCCTCCCCTCGAAGGGGTTTGCCGAGGGAGATGAGTTCGAGGGAGCGACTGTCTTCGAACCGTCCCTCGGCGTGAGAGAAAATGTGGTGGTGCTGGATCTCAAGTCCCTTTATCCCATGTGCATGATGACCATCAATGCCTCCATGGAGACGAAGGACCCTACGGGGGAGCTCCGTGCGCCGAATGGTATCCGGTTCAGGAAGAAACCCGACGGACTTACCCGGAGCATCATCGCTGATCTCCTGAACGAGCGTGATGAGAAGAAGGCCCTGCGCGACCGCTATGCGTACGGGTCGCCGGAATACCAGCTCTATGATATCCAGCAGAATGTCCTCAAGGTCATCATGAACACCTACTATGGTGTTTCGGGGTATGCACGTTTCCGCCTCTATGACCGGGAAATTGGTTCTGCGGTCACTTCCGTCGGTCGTGCCATCATTGCACACACGCGTGACATCATCACCGCGATGGGCTACTCGGTCATCTACGGGGACACGGACTCCTGCATGGTGCAGCTGCCGGAATCGCCCCTTGATGAGACGATTGCGGGGGCGCGGGCGATTGAGGCACGGGTCAATGAGAGCTATTCGGTCTTTGCCCGTGAGACACTGGGTGCCGAGAATCACTACTTTTCAATCAAGTTTGAGAAGGTGTACCGCCGCTTTTTCCAGGCCGGCAAGAAGAAACGGTATGCCGGACATCTGGTATGGAAAGAAGGCAAGGATGTGGATCAGATCGATATCGTCGGGTTTGAGATGAAGCGGAGTGACTCTCCCCACATCACCAAGGAAGTCCAGAAACATGTGATGGAGCTGATCCTGATGGGCGCCGGCAAAACCGAGGTGAAACAGTACCTCGGCGGCATCATCACCGACTTTCGGGCAGGGAGATATTCACTCGATGATATTGGGATTCCCGGGGGAATCAGCAAGTCCCTGGAGAGCTATAAGACAAAGGATGCGCAGGTGAGGGGAGCGATCTATTCGAATGACAATCTTGGAACGGATTTCAAGTCAGGAAGCAAGCCTAAGCGGGTGTATATCCGGAATGTGAAGGCGAAGTACCCGAAGACGGATGTCATCTGCTTCGAATATGCCGACCAGGTCCCTCCTGAATTCGAAGTGGATATTGACCGGATGCTGGAGCGTGCGTTGGAGCAGCCGATAAGCCGCATCATCGAAGCCGTGGGGTGGAAATGGTCGGAAATGGACCCGTCGCACAGGACACTGGCTGACTTCTTTTAG
- a CDS encoding flavodoxin domain-containing protein — MIEKILVAYATKFGATGEIAETIAATLRENGKDAEAKPIHDIYDITPYTTIILGSPIYYHKALPEITAFVRDHQNMLREIPVLGFLSGYTLIDISPERKKAASNAFDDVRVYTDIRETGYFAGKVLDDGFSLREKAAMKMEGIKPGDFRNMETIRSWTRGLIDLRLLHM; from the coding sequence ATGATAGAGAAAATTCTGGTGGCGTATGCAACAAAATTCGGTGCGACGGGCGAAATAGCCGAAACCATTGCAGCAACATTACGGGAAAACGGGAAAGACGCAGAAGCAAAACCCATCCATGATATCTACGACATCACTCCCTATACGACAATCATTCTCGGCAGTCCCATTTATTATCATAAGGCCCTCCCCGAAATCACCGCGTTTGTACGGGATCACCAGAATATGCTCCGTGAGATCCCGGTTCTCGGGTTTCTAAGCGGGTATACCCTCATTGATATCTCTCCCGAACGCAAGAAAGCCGCATCAAATGCTTTCGATGATGTCCGGGTTTACACTGATATCCGGGAAACCGGGTATTTTGCGGGAAAAGTCTTGGATGACGGGTTCAGCCTTCGGGAAAAAGCAGCCATGAAAATGGAGGGAATAAAGCCCGGCGATTTCCGCAATATGGAAACCATCCGTTCATGGACACGGGGCCTGATTGATCTCCGTCTTCTTCATATGTAG
- a CDS encoding flavodoxin domain-containing protein, which produces MCAKKVLVTYATKYGTTEEIAGQIAQILVDSGLDIDLIPVMEVGKVDDYDAIIIGSPVYMGKILVEAREFCKQYKPYLEGKWIAFFVDGVSLCKKDEKSLKSMFSAIDDMLLYILIEEKAAFGGKLNFGVLSESDMQIATMAGAPEGDFSTPEEVRAWATDIAQKITEL; this is translated from the coding sequence ATGTGTGCCAAAAAGGTTCTTGTCACCTACGCCACCAAATACGGGACAACAGAGGAAATTGCCGGACAGATTGCTCAGATTCTCGTCGATTCCGGGCTGGATATCGATCTCATCCCGGTCATGGAAGTAGGTAAAGTGGATGACTACGATGCCATCATCATCGGAAGCCCGGTCTATATGGGAAAAATTCTGGTGGAAGCACGCGAATTTTGTAAACAGTACAAACCCTATCTCGAGGGCAAATGGATTGCCTTTTTTGTCGACGGGGTTTCCCTCTGCAAAAAAGACGAAAAGAGCCTGAAATCCATGTTTTCCGCAATCGATGACATGCTCCTCTATATTCTGATCGAAGAGAAGGCTGCCTTCGGTGGAAAACTTAATTTCGGGGTTCTCAGTGAATCGGACATGCAGATAGCTACCATGGCCGGCGCACCGGAGGGGGATTTTTCCACCCCGGAAGAGGTCCGTGCATGGGCAACGGATATCGCACAGAAAATTACAGAGTTATGA
- a CDS encoding MBL fold metallo-hydrolase → MKIVQKGSILVEAFEKAYSPAIALKKLCGVGGGSTVTYLQSDRRILVDTGFDFETNRSVENRSANERRLLQSLHNAGLRPEDIDAVFITHWHADHFLNLSLFPESEFLLSRTAVERHAPDYTGVRDGEMIADGVQVVYTPGHTIDHASLLVTTGPLRFHERTQRGGSISGIGPSTIAIAGDAVIDATYYALGRVWDYNSDFYSHEQTLESERLLCSAADFIIPGHGSIFMNTKKTSAPGPGVGVP, encoded by the coding sequence ATGAAAATCGTTCAAAAGGGGAGCATTCTTGTCGAAGCCTTTGAGAAGGCATACTCTCCCGCTATCGCCCTGAAGAAGTTGTGCGGTGTCGGCGGCGGTTCGACAGTTACCTATCTTCAGTCCGACAGAAGAATCCTGGTTGATACCGGTTTTGATTTTGAGACAAACCGTTCTGTGGAGAATCGCTCGGCCAACGAGCGGCGTCTCCTTCAGTCGCTCCACAATGCGGGTCTTCGCCCGGAGGATATCGATGCCGTCTTTATTACCCACTGGCATGCCGATCATTTCCTGAATCTTTCCCTCTTCCCGGAAAGTGAATTTCTCCTCTCCCGCACGGCAGTTGAGCGACATGCCCCTGACTATACTGGTGTAAGGGATGGAGAGATGATTGCCGACGGGGTGCAGGTTGTATATACGCCCGGCCATACTATTGATCACGCATCCCTGCTCGTGACAACCGGGCCCCTTCGTTTTCATGAAAGGACACAGAGGGGCGGCAGCATCTCAGGCATAGGTCCCTCGACAATTGCCATAGCCGGCGATGCAGTCATCGATGCCACGTACTATGCACTTGGACGGGTATGGGACTACAACAGTGATTTTTATTCGCACGAGCAGACACTTGAAAGCGAGCGTCTTCTCTGTTCTGCTGCAGATTTCATCATTCCGGGGCATGGCTCAATCTTCATGAATACCAAAAAAACCAGTGCTCCCGGACCTGGTGTGGGTGTCCCGTGA
- a CDS encoding PEGA domain-containing protein, translating into MMGIGNNWLLAVFIAAICMTVPASSIVSATIGETVVLSGSAGGYDEMYLFLTGPNLPPGGVRMDSIPSSVVSGDPATFTRTVVDGGRWEYSWDTRYAGGMLDAGTYLVWAAPVPLGRYDLISSGASFATISVTLTKPDLTAVIATDPTGSIHVTSDPSGAMVTVNTMPYGTTPLVIEYLPGGNIDVTVSKAGYAVFEAEVVIRTGTMAVLDVTLSPEKTPTATPVGTESIPVSRTAPSVPPSSPAPSCWTIAGIALAVSVTGILRTLKGK; encoded by the coding sequence ATGATGGGAATCGGAAACAATTGGCTCCTTGCTGTGTTCATCGCCGCCATCTGCATGACAGTGCCTGCATCTTCGATTGTTTCTGCCACGATTGGTGAAACGGTCGTTCTTTCCGGTAGCGCAGGAGGATATGATGAGATGTACCTCTTTCTCACAGGACCGAACCTCCCCCCCGGAGGGGTACGGATGGACAGCATACCATCGTCAGTGGTATCAGGTGACCCTGCAACCTTTACCCGAACGGTCGTGGACGGAGGACGCTGGGAATACTCCTGGGACACCCGATACGCAGGAGGTATGCTGGACGCGGGGACCTATCTTGTCTGGGCGGCACCGGTTCCGCTCGGCCGGTATGATCTCATCAGCTCCGGAGCGAGTTTTGCCACTATAAGCGTCACTCTCACCAAACCGGACCTTACAGCAGTTATCGCTACGGACCCCACCGGATCGATCCACGTGACCAGTGATCCTTCCGGTGCGATGGTAACAGTAAACACAATGCCGTACGGAACGACCCCCCTTGTGATCGAGTATCTACCTGGCGGCAACATAGATGTGACTGTTTCCAAAGCCGGATATGCAGTCTTTGAAGCGGAGGTCGTCATCCGGACGGGCACTATGGCTGTTTTGGATGTAACGCTCTCGCCGGAAAAGACGCCGACAGCGACACCTGTTGGAACGGAATCCATACCAGTATCCCGGACAGCCCCCTCCGTGCCACCGTCATCTCCTGCGCCCTCGTGCTGGACCATTGCCGGAATTGCCCTTGCAGTCTCCGTGACCGGTATCCTGCGCACATTAAAGGGAAAATAG
- a CDS encoding carboxymuconolactone decarboxylase family protein yields the protein MKYEETLQEIIDRGTAGASAEWLNVIKEEYGAVPLIYKKMAKKPEVLLSHLLFKEAIAKTSSIEPKMVELISLAVGAALNCRHCVEYHMNGAIKKGATKEEILEVVLLAGSLAQAAVLADAYRVIDAGNGNSNGNGDGKEQEESCAGSCDLNGVSLKKSE from the coding sequence TTGAAGTACGAAGAAACTTTACAGGAAATAATCGACCGGGGAACCGCCGGTGCATCTGCAGAGTGGCTTAATGTCATCAAGGAAGAATACGGCGCCGTCCCCCTGATTTATAAGAAGATGGCAAAAAAACCGGAGGTTCTTCTCTCACATCTCCTTTTCAAGGAGGCAATTGCAAAAACCTCCAGTATCGAACCGAAGATGGTCGAATTGATCTCTCTTGCTGTCGGTGCCGCCCTCAATTGCCGCCACTGCGTAGAATATCATATGAACGGTGCCATAAAAAAGGGGGCAACGAAGGAAGAGATCCTCGAGGTAGTACTCCTCGCAGGCTCCCTTGCGCAGGCGGCAGTACTTGCTGATGCCTATAGGGTAATCGATGCAGGAAACGGCAACAGTAACGGAAATGGAGATGGAAAAGAACAGGAAGAAAGCTGTGCAGGGTCGTGCGACCTGAATGGCGTCAGCCTGAAAAAATCAGAATAA
- a CDS encoding methanogenesis marker 7 protein, whose amino-acid sequence MTTLVPITYKGGVYRHDIVIDLIDDLGGYIVQKHMIAQDVVLQSLVPKDDIELIRKISRPLGGEVFESPLVGTEIAVVSPSLEIHHLPHSSCDVAEYLRQAGAKTNMVGLARGYGKRIANLNIEERDIINEHDCAVILLGNFESCIEYKMPALRRGIKVPIILTGRPDTEALRRIIDPPVDGYVGGIGRIGHRMRQQEGEIDRLDALVDEISQVLNIRREEVAKDPLSVSPARLMTVIDDAMEITAGSTHPTPITVQIAGLRVKVPYEPYAALMKEIEIENGVRIGDVAELLPSRMRNYILIRIRPFSETKIMV is encoded by the coding sequence ATGACAACACTTGTTCCCATCACCTATAAGGGCGGTGTATACCGCCATGATATCGTCATCGACCTGATCGACGACCTTGGCGGGTACATCGTACAAAAACACATGATTGCACAGGATGTCGTCCTTCAGTCGCTCGTTCCCAAAGATGATATTGAGCTGATACGAAAGATCAGCAGACCTCTCGGGGGGGAGGTCTTCGAATCCCCGCTGGTGGGGACGGAGATTGCCGTCGTCTCCCCGAGTCTTGAGATCCATCATCTCCCCCACTCCTCCTGTGATGTTGCAGAATATCTCCGCCAGGCAGGGGCAAAGACGAATATGGTCGGCCTCGCCCGCGGATACGGAAAGAGGATTGCCAATCTCAACATCGAGGAACGCGACATCATCAACGAACATGACTGTGCCGTCATTCTTCTCGGTAATTTCGAATCGTGCATCGAATACAAGATGCCGGCCCTGAGACGGGGGATAAAAGTGCCGATTATTCTGACCGGGCGTCCGGACACCGAGGCACTCAGGAGAATTATCGACCCGCCGGTTGATGGATATGTCGGGGGGATTGGAAGAATCGGCCATCGTATGCGCCAGCAGGAGGGAGAGATTGACCGGCTTGATGCCCTCGTGGATGAAATATCACAGGTCCTTAACATCCGTCGCGAAGAGGTGGCGAAGGACCCGCTCTCGGTAAGTCCTGCCCGTCTGATGACGGTCATCGATGATGCAATGGAGATCACCGCAGGTTCGACGCATCCGACGCCCATCACGGTACAGATTGCCGGGTTGCGGGTGAAAGTGCCCTACGAACCCTATGCGGCTCTGATGAAGGAGATTGAGATTGAAAACGGTGTGCGGATCGGGGATGTCGCCGAACTCCTTCCGTCCCGTATGCGCAACTATATCCTCATACGCATCCGTCCATTCTCTGAAACGAAGATTATGGTGTGA
- a CDS encoding methanogenesis marker 17 protein — MDALEYFEVECAEEVGRQTYHEIADNILKDLDLSHSIGRLHIYIDPETPLFLAVGLIKQIPGRVRIGDFSSAIAKEDGIVLDIGEETYLSQMLTVLWDMFGRDQIDQPDRFTVFIRVPGLNPREIEKIEVMDPSAGLFRDIIYALQWIAPEGFKVRRESIGKGRFFYLASENTLDEDLVETLVAEKFRLMEEAE; from the coding sequence ATGGATGCACTTGAGTACTTCGAGGTTGAATGTGCTGAAGAGGTGGGACGGCAGACCTATCACGAGATAGCCGACAATATCCTGAAAGATCTCGACCTGAGCCACTCAATCGGAAGGCTCCATATTTATATTGATCCCGAGACACCGCTCTTTCTTGCCGTCGGCCTCATCAAACAGATCCCTGGCAGAGTCAGGATCGGCGATTTCTCGAGTGCCATCGCAAAGGAGGACGGCATCGTCCTCGATATCGGGGAAGAAACCTATCTCTCCCAGATGCTCACTGTACTCTGGGACATGTTTGGCAGGGACCAGATCGATCAGCCGGACAGGTTTACGGTCTTCATCCGTGTCCCGGGGCTGAATCCTCGTGAGATAGAGAAGATCGAGGTCATGGACCCGTCTGCAGGCTTGTTCCGGGATATCATATATGCCCTTCAGTGGATCGCTCCTGAGGGATTCAAGGTGAGGCGGGAGTCAATAGGCAAAGGCCGATTTTTCTACCTTGCATCGGAAAATACCCTTGATGAAGATCTTGTCGAGACTCTTGTTGCAGAGAAATTCAGGCTTATGGAGGAAGCGGAATGA
- a CDS encoding methanogenesis marker 15 protein has protein sequence MSEQPVRVAQLSCGPEHSGVQKEIYDAAAMVNAEMFFPDVTLADIRRSYDEFGLEARSGDLKLAIARAMALVEGSVEADAVFIATCFRCSEAAIVRNELRRYIHENSDLPVVSYSFTERTTAGTLLTRMEALTTIARRRALLAREKQVGITLGVDSGSSTTKAIVMQDNEIIGTGWTATTEVLKSAETVMESALSEAGLKLSDIEAIGTTGYGRYLIGEKIGADLIQEELTVNSKGAVFLADRQHGEATVIDIGGMDNKAISVQDGIPGTFTMGGICAGASGRFLEMTAKRIGVDITELGPIAMKGLSREVPMNSYCIVFGTQSLVNALAEGHSKEDVAAAACRSVAEQVFEQQLQEVDIKEPVIMVGGTSLIEGLVKEMGSLLQTEIVVPHHSQYIGSVGSALLSSGFIRGE, from the coding sequence ATGAGTGAGCAGCCGGTGCGTGTGGCACAACTCTCCTGCGGCCCTGAACACAGCGGGGTACAGAAGGAAATCTACGATGCGGCGGCGATGGTCAATGCAGAGATGTTCTTCCCTGACGTGACCCTCGCCGACATTCGACGATCATATGATGAATTCGGACTGGAAGCCCGTTCCGGCGACCTGAAACTTGCCATTGCACGGGCCATGGCACTGGTGGAAGGATCCGTTGAGGCAGATGCGGTATTCATTGCCACCTGTTTCCGGTGTTCGGAAGCCGCAATCGTCCGCAATGAACTGCGCCGGTACATTCATGAGAATTCCGACCTTCCGGTCGTCAGTTACTCATTTACCGAACGCACCACTGCAGGGACGCTCCTGACAAGGATGGAAGCCCTTACGACCATTGCACGGAGGCGGGCACTCCTCGCTCGTGAAAAACAGGTCGGAATCACGCTCGGCGTTGATTCGGGATCATCCACCACGAAGGCCATCGTCATGCAGGATAATGAGATCATCGGAACCGGGTGGACAGCGACGACGGAAGTGCTGAAGAGCGCAGAAACGGTCATGGAAAGCGCTCTCTCGGAAGCTGGACTGAAATTAAGCGACATTGAAGCGATTGGCACGACAGGGTACGGCAGATATCTTATCGGCGAGAAGATAGGTGCAGATCTCATCCAGGAAGAGCTCACGGTCAACTCGAAGGGAGCAGTCTTTCTTGCCGACCGGCAGCACGGAGAAGCGACGGTCATCGACATCGGAGGCATGGACAACAAGGCAATATCAGTTCAGGACGGAATACCCGGAACGTTTACAATGGGAGGTATCTGTGCCGGTGCATCGGGACGATTCCTGGAGATGACCGCCAAGAGAATCGGCGTTGACATCACCGAACTCGGACCCATTGCGATGAAAGGCCTCTCCCGGGAAGTCCCCATGAATTCATACTGTATCGTCTTCGGGACACAGAGTCTTGTCAACGCCCTTGCGGAAGGACATTCAAAAGAGGATGTGGCGGCAGCTGCGTGCCGCAGTGTTGCAGAACAGGTCTTTGAGCAGCAGTTGCAGGAGGTTGATATCAAGGAGCCTGTGATCATGGTGGGAGGGACATCACTCATCGAAGGTCTCGTCAAGGAGATGGGCTCGCTTCTTCAGACTGAAATCGTGGTCCCCCATCACTCGCAGTATATCGGCTCTGTCGGGTCGGCGCTCCTGTCATCCGGATTCATCAGGGGAGAGTAG
- a CDS encoding methanogenesis marker 5 protein, whose product MAKVFIYPATSLVLSDMVERWGHEPLGAAIAIRERIQTASLDSPPLQMTPEDPKKGLKWAAVEVPAGVRGRMALYGPMIDEADAAIIINDADLAFGCMGCSRTNELVMYLLRKRSDIPLLDIKYPTSDEEGIEFVASIKEFLTALGGETNE is encoded by the coding sequence ATGGCAAAAGTATTTATTTATCCTGCCACAAGCCTGGTGCTCTCCGATATGGTGGAGCGCTGGGGCCATGAGCCCCTGGGCGCTGCAATCGCCATCAGGGAACGGATTCAGACAGCAAGTCTTGATTCCCCGCCCCTGCAGATGACGCCCGAAGACCCGAAGAAAGGACTGAAATGGGCCGCAGTTGAGGTCCCGGCTGGAGTACGGGGCAGAATGGCCCTGTATGGACCGATGATAGATGAGGCGGATGCCGCCATCATCATCAATGATGCCGATCTCGCCTTCGGGTGCATGGGATGTTCGCGCACCAATGAACTGGTGATGTACCTCCTCAGAAAGCGGTCGGACATACCCCTTCTCGACATTAAATACCCCACCAGTGACGAGGAAGGCATCGAGTTCGTCGCCTCGATAAAGGAATTTCTGACAGCACTCGGGGGTGAGACGAATGAGTGA
- a CDS encoding methanogenesis marker 6 protein, whose protein sequence is MTKKMYTPSYVGTVTKYVFIDSPNVTPQTLAIRAYEISEGVMIKETCFGLQVTGKPDEVRTLIRELRTVDPAHIFVKDRGFPPGDPRRCRANLGGARPGYYGHEFESGILRYISHGLEEIGSQTAPVRKFEKKRMDEGKLPVERLLEIIDNEED, encoded by the coding sequence ATGACAAAAAAGATGTATACTCCCTCATACGTGGGAACGGTGACGAAATACGTCTTCATCGACTCTCCCAATGTCACTCCCCAGACCCTCGCAATCCGGGCCTATGAAATCTCCGAAGGAGTAATGATCAAGGAGACGTGTTTTGGCCTTCAGGTCACGGGGAAGCCCGATGAGGTGCGAACTCTCATACGTGAACTCCGCACGGTGGACCCGGCACATATCTTTGTCAAAGATCGGGGATTTCCTCCCGGCGACCCCCGGCGGTGTCGTGCAAACCTCGGGGGAGCACGACCCGGCTATTACGGCCATGAATTTGAAAGCGGGATTCTGCGATATATATCGCATGGACTGGAAGAGATCGGTTCACAAACCGCTCCTGTCAGGAAATTTGAAAAGAAAAGAATGGATGAGGGGAAGCTGCCGGTCGAGAGGCTTCTGGAAATCATCGATAATGAAGAGGACTGA